A genomic region of Caenorhabditis elegans chromosome V contains the following coding sequences:
- the C18C4.7 gene encoding GRIP domain-containing protein (Partially confirmed by transcript evidence), which yields MWLSKQQPHDVNALLAEKQELRKQLDREQNEKQELFMQINSMIAKLADSGDQDEINRLKSDVNSLKRELEAEKIASNAEAARLKSELQKAKNEIQDSIKDGDSEKDAMEQEIENLQRQLNIKTASLQSLMLAKSDSSKTDKLSEENETLKLKVEDLQKQVSSFMSQMQDKNSEIQKMKDAISVNDVSRQNMDSLSEKLSEMDRTLREEQQQKSQLRSQTETLKNALSTSESTLSMLKDKLAQFEQNALDLKNENAQMKTSTRESILFESGRIKELQQALSDEKDNNAILNVQLREKDGKIDRIQVDLLAAESRAQQAEEDVRDMKERIITSKKDDDSNNLLQDELRRTEEKYQQAQKKIENLDETIKQQETQIRDLGRSLDEAKRQLQKMSEQRQNEEVARQGEDSARSMEEKATKEEIKKLKSQVQLQQQLEQDLELQKKRVQELTEQRKVLESKASVADEFGTLMSSLNSLREENRQYEEETRSLQTNIRTLQDEVYQHQDAITEWKNRAEKAEEYIEKENHRVQNASSSHDADITRLENEKTQMEEALEKADQEKDQAIREASESVRVMKREMTEASITSDRQIQSLKEKVDSLTRELESSRRRMEQLQEDQTKFLGSHDETKAEMMKDLHEAQDEIEKLTNQAGQLKSKNETLTTELEDSQNLCERLKAQYEKADKKYEETKVQLREAEDLADRLQAAQILSGNVESKFSDMQKESKIEMERILDNHNKELEKLREELKKSHTEHTSLESVLEEQQNELAQLQDQLREEKEQSSNLLVLNQKIEKSEKEKERLEEQIRSHTSQNSDTSKTISDLEDKISELLKTNDLLALDVQKLSKSLDSKDQQLKEAEDEKNLMLEEVQALQNATPSDSAEIAELTTENARLAGELLKSHSAAERSLQMEKEKISKQFEERLKTANLEKTRLASELQMADSRKNTLEKQVDELQSQVETAERKLKSSTPIAPPRSNTRTISNMSAMTNWTQADFSECEDLTRLRTEIDKQKRLIIVLRRKLQGLQQ from the exons ATGTGGTTATCAAAACAACAACCTCATGATGTAAACGCTCTATTGGCGGAAAAACAAGAGCTCCGAAAACAATTGGACAGAGAGCAAAATGAGAAACAGGAACTCTTCATGCAG ATCAACTCCATGATCGCAAAATTGGCGGATTCTGGGGATCAAGATGAGATTAATCGATTGAAATCGGATGTGAACTCATTGAAACGGGAGCTTGAAGCCGAGAAAATTGCATCAAATGCAGAGGCGGCAAGGTTGAAATCAGAGTTGCAAAAGGCTAAAAATGAGATTCAA GACTCAATAAAAGATGGAGACAGTGAAAAAGATGCCATGGAGCAAGAAATCGAGAATCTGCAAAGGCAGCTGAATATCAAAACAGCTTCATTACAGTCGTTGATGCTTGCTAAATCAGATTCAAGTAAAACCGACAAGCTCAGTGAAGAAAATGAGACTTTGAAACTGAAAGTTGAAGATCTGCAAAAACAAGTTTCAAGTTTCATGTCGCAAATGCAGGACAAGAACtcggaaattcagaaaatgaaaga CGCCATTTCCGTAAACGATGTATCTCGCCAAAATATGGATTCATTGAGTGAAAAACTATCAGAAATGGATCGAACTCTCCGGGAAGAACAGcaacaaaaatcacaattgAGATCTCAAacggaaactttaaaaaatgcattatcAACTTCTGAGTCAACACTTTCAATGTTGAAGGATAAACTTGCACAGTTTGAGCAAAATGCGTTGgacctgaaaaatgaaaatgctcAGATGAAAACT tctaCGAGGGAATCAATTTTGTTCGAAAGTGGAAGAATCAAGGAATTACAACAGGCCTTGAGCGATGAAAAAGACAATAatgcaattttaaatgttcagcTGAGGGAGAAAGATGGGAAGATTGAT AGGATACAAGTCGACCTTCTGGCAGCCGAATCTCGTGCTCAACAAGCCGAGGAGGATGTTCGTGATATGAAAGAGCGAATTATTACTTCGAAGAAAGATGATGATTCCAATAATCTACTCCAGGACGAGCTCAGGAGGACAGAGGAGAAATATCAGCAGGCTCAGAAAAAGATTGAGAATTTGGACGAAACGATAAAGCAGCAAGAAACTCAAATTAGAGATCTTGGACGATCTTTGGATGAAGCGAAAAGGCAATTGCAGAAGATGAGTGAACAGCGGCAAAATGAAGAAGTTGCTCGACAAGGCGAAGATAGTGCTAGGAGCATGGAAGAGAAGGCAACAAAAGAGGAAAT caagAAACTGAAATCTCAAGTCCAGCTCCAACAGCAACTGGAACAAGATCTGGAACTTCAAAAGAAACGTGTTCAAGAGCTCACTGAACAacgaaaagttttggaatcAAAAGCCTCTGTAGCAGATGAATTTGGCACTTTGATGAGCTCCCTGAACTCTTTGAGAGAAGAAAATCGGCAATACGAAGAGGAAACAAGATCCCTTCAAACAAATATTCGAACTCTCCAAGATGAAGTCTATCAACATCAAGACGCGATTACAGAATGGAAGAATCGAGCTGAAAAAGCGGAAGAGTACATTGAAAAGGAAAATCATCGTGTTCAGAATGCTTCTTCTTCGCATGACGCTGACATTACAAGactagaaaatgaaaaaacacaGATGGAAGAAGCATTAGAAAAAGCCGATCAAGAGAAGGATCAGGCAATTCGAGAAGCTTCAGAATCTGTCCGAGTTATGAAG agagaaaTGACAGAAGCATCTATCACATCTGACAGACAGATTCAGTCATTGAAAGAGAAGGTTGACAGTTTGACAAGAGAGTTGGAGTCATCGAGAAGAAGAATGGAACAGCTCCAAG aagatcaAACCAAATTCCTGGGATCACACGATGAGACAAAAGCGGAAATGATGAAGGATTTGCATGAGGCACAAGATGAAATTGAGAAGTTGACTAACCAAGCTGGGCAGTTGAAATCAAAGAATGAAACTTTAACAACTGAGTTGGAAGACTCCCAAAACCTCTGTGAGAGATTAAAGGCTCAATATGAAAAGGctgataaaaaatatgaagaaacaAAAGTTCAATTGCGTGAGGCAGAAGATCTTGCGGATCGTCTACAAGCAGCTCAGATTCTAAGCGGAAACGTGGagtccaaattttctgatatgcAAAAAGAGAGTAAAATCGAAATGGAGAGAATCCTGGATAATCATAATAAGGAGTTGGAGAAGTTGAgggaagaattgaaaaagagCCATACTGAGCATACATCTTTGGAATCAGTTTTGGAAGAGCAACAAAATGAATTGGCACAATTGCAAGATCAATTACGAGAAGAGAAGGAGCAAAGTTCGAATTTGTTAGTtttgaatcagaaaattgaaaaatcggagaaagagaaagaaaggCTAGAGGAACAAATCCGGTCACATACATCGCAGAACTCTGACACTTCAAAGACAATATCGGATCTTGAAGACAAAATTTCCGAGTTGCTAAAGACCAATGACTTATTGGCTTTGGACGTtcagaaattgtcaaaatccTTAGATTCCAAAGATCAACAGCTGAAGGAAGCAGAGGATGAGAAAAATCTGATGTTAGAAGAGGTTCAAGCTCTACAAAATGCTACTCCATCAGATAGT gCTGAAATTGCTGAATTAACAACGGAGAATGCTCGTCTTGCCGGCGAGCTTCTGAAATCGCACAGTGCAGCTGAAAGATCATTGCAAATGGAGAAAGAAAAGATTTCTAAGCAATTCGAGGAAAGGCTTAAAAC agcaaaTCTTGAAAAGACACGCCTTGCTTCAGAATTGCAAATGGCCGATTCCAGAAAGAATACCCTAGAGAAGCAAGTGGATGAACTTCAATCTCAAGTAGAAACCGCTGAGAGAAA acTAAAATCGTCTACACCAATTGCTCCACCTAGATCCAATACAAGAACAATTTCCAATATGTCAGCTATGACCAACTGGACACAAGCTGATTTCAGCGAATGTGAAGATTTGACAAGGCTACGGACGGAAATTGACAA acaaaaacgGCTGATAATAGTTCTTCGACGCAAGCTTCAAGGACTTCAGCAGtaa
- the C18C4.7 gene encoding GRIP domain-containing protein (Confirmed by transcript evidence): MDHDSRNFEKMSITSSRRASDDHSSTMSGSSEIMSMHDQIVRFSASSSAPEDTTTNSLMAEKEASLVVRLEQELTQAQICNHRLNQQLKVLANSSDKAIKIELANAKKQIKERVNDVEQLKKQVSKLTTERTMWLSKQQPHDVNALLAEKQELRKQLDREQNEKQELFMQINSMIAKLADSGDQDEINRLKSDVNSLKRELEAEKIASNAEAARLKSELQKAKNEIQDSIKDGDSEKDAMEQEIENLQRQLNIKTASLQSLMLAKSDSSKTDKLSEENETLKLKVEDLQKQVSSFMSQMQDKNSEIQKMKDAISVNDVSRQNMDSLSEKLSEMDRTLREEQQQKSQLRSQTETLKNALSTSESTLSMLKDKLAQFEQNALDLKNENAQMKTSTRESILFESGRIKELQQALSDEKDNNAILNVQLREKDGKIDRIQVDLLAAESRAQQAEEDVRDMKERIITSKKDDDSNNLLQDELRRTEEKYQQAQKKIENLDETIKQQETQIRDLGRSLDEAKRQLQKMSEQRQNEEVARQGEDSARSMEEKATKEEIKKLKSQVQLQQQLEQDLELQKKRVQELTEQRKVLESKASVADEFGTLMSSLNSLREENRQYEEETRSLQTNIRTLQDEVYQHQDAITEWKNRAEKAEEYIEKENHRVQNASSSHDADITRLENEKTQMEEALEKADQEKDQAIREASESVRVMKREMTEASITSDRQIQSLKEKVDSLTRELESSRRRMEQLQEDQTKFLGSHDETKAEMMKDLHEAQDEIEKLTNQAGQLKSKNETLTTELEDSQNLCERLKAQYEKADKKYEETKVQLREAEDLADRLQAAQILSGNVESKFSDMQKESKIEMERILDNHNKELEKLREELKKSHTEHTSLESVLEEQQNELAQLQDQLREEKEQSSNLLVLNQKIEKSEKEKERLEEQIRSHTSQNSDTSKTISDLEDKISELLKTNDLLALDVQKLSKSLDSKDQQLKEAEDEKNLMLEEVQALQNATPSDSAEIAELTTENARLAGELLKSHSAAERSLQMEKEKISKQFEERLKTANLEKTRLASELQMADSRKNTLEKQVDELQSQVETAERNRRRDLHQLDMVREELHQVKNDNEKLKSSTPIAPPRSNTRTISNMSAMTNWTQADFSECEDLTRLRTEIDKQKRLIIVLRRKLQGLQQ, encoded by the exons AAACAAATAAAAGAGCGTGTCAATGACGTTGAGCAGTTGAAAAAGCAAGTTTCGAAATTGACAACAGAGCG TACAATGTGGTTATCAAAACAACAACCTCATGATGTAAACGCTCTATTGGCGGAAAAACAAGAGCTCCGAAAACAATTGGACAGAGAGCAAAATGAGAAACAGGAACTCTTCATGCAG ATCAACTCCATGATCGCAAAATTGGCGGATTCTGGGGATCAAGATGAGATTAATCGATTGAAATCGGATGTGAACTCATTGAAACGGGAGCTTGAAGCCGAGAAAATTGCATCAAATGCAGAGGCGGCAAGGTTGAAATCAGAGTTGCAAAAGGCTAAAAATGAGATTCAA GACTCAATAAAAGATGGAGACAGTGAAAAAGATGCCATGGAGCAAGAAATCGAGAATCTGCAAAGGCAGCTGAATATCAAAACAGCTTCATTACAGTCGTTGATGCTTGCTAAATCAGATTCAAGTAAAACCGACAAGCTCAGTGAAGAAAATGAGACTTTGAAACTGAAAGTTGAAGATCTGCAAAAACAAGTTTCAAGTTTCATGTCGCAAATGCAGGACAAGAACtcggaaattcagaaaatgaaaga CGCCATTTCCGTAAACGATGTATCTCGCCAAAATATGGATTCATTGAGTGAAAAACTATCAGAAATGGATCGAACTCTCCGGGAAGAACAGcaacaaaaatcacaattgAGATCTCAAacggaaactttaaaaaatgcattatcAACTTCTGAGTCAACACTTTCAATGTTGAAGGATAAACTTGCACAGTTTGAGCAAAATGCGTTGgacctgaaaaatgaaaatgctcAGATGAAAACT tctaCGAGGGAATCAATTTTGTTCGAAAGTGGAAGAATCAAGGAATTACAACAGGCCTTGAGCGATGAAAAAGACAATAatgcaattttaaatgttcagcTGAGGGAGAAAGATGGGAAGATTGAT AGGATACAAGTCGACCTTCTGGCAGCCGAATCTCGTGCTCAACAAGCCGAGGAGGATGTTCGTGATATGAAAGAGCGAATTATTACTTCGAAGAAAGATGATGATTCCAATAATCTACTCCAGGACGAGCTCAGGAGGACAGAGGAGAAATATCAGCAGGCTCAGAAAAAGATTGAGAATTTGGACGAAACGATAAAGCAGCAAGAAACTCAAATTAGAGATCTTGGACGATCTTTGGATGAAGCGAAAAGGCAATTGCAGAAGATGAGTGAACAGCGGCAAAATGAAGAAGTTGCTCGACAAGGCGAAGATAGTGCTAGGAGCATGGAAGAGAAGGCAACAAAAGAGGAAAT caagAAACTGAAATCTCAAGTCCAGCTCCAACAGCAACTGGAACAAGATCTGGAACTTCAAAAGAAACGTGTTCAAGAGCTCACTGAACAacgaaaagttttggaatcAAAAGCCTCTGTAGCAGATGAATTTGGCACTTTGATGAGCTCCCTGAACTCTTTGAGAGAAGAAAATCGGCAATACGAAGAGGAAACAAGATCCCTTCAAACAAATATTCGAACTCTCCAAGATGAAGTCTATCAACATCAAGACGCGATTACAGAATGGAAGAATCGAGCTGAAAAAGCGGAAGAGTACATTGAAAAGGAAAATCATCGTGTTCAGAATGCTTCTTCTTCGCATGACGCTGACATTACAAGactagaaaatgaaaaaacacaGATGGAAGAAGCATTAGAAAAAGCCGATCAAGAGAAGGATCAGGCAATTCGAGAAGCTTCAGAATCTGTCCGAGTTATGAAG agagaaaTGACAGAAGCATCTATCACATCTGACAGACAGATTCAGTCATTGAAAGAGAAGGTTGACAGTTTGACAAGAGAGTTGGAGTCATCGAGAAGAAGAATGGAACAGCTCCAAG aagatcaAACCAAATTCCTGGGATCACACGATGAGACAAAAGCGGAAATGATGAAGGATTTGCATGAGGCACAAGATGAAATTGAGAAGTTGACTAACCAAGCTGGGCAGTTGAAATCAAAGAATGAAACTTTAACAACTGAGTTGGAAGACTCCCAAAACCTCTGTGAGAGATTAAAGGCTCAATATGAAAAGGctgataaaaaatatgaagaaacaAAAGTTCAATTGCGTGAGGCAGAAGATCTTGCGGATCGTCTACAAGCAGCTCAGATTCTAAGCGGAAACGTGGagtccaaattttctgatatgcAAAAAGAGAGTAAAATCGAAATGGAGAGAATCCTGGATAATCATAATAAGGAGTTGGAGAAGTTGAgggaagaattgaaaaagagCCATACTGAGCATACATCTTTGGAATCAGTTTTGGAAGAGCAACAAAATGAATTGGCACAATTGCAAGATCAATTACGAGAAGAGAAGGAGCAAAGTTCGAATTTGTTAGTtttgaatcagaaaattgaaaaatcggagaaagagaaagaaaggCTAGAGGAACAAATCCGGTCACATACATCGCAGAACTCTGACACTTCAAAGACAATATCGGATCTTGAAGACAAAATTTCCGAGTTGCTAAAGACCAATGACTTATTGGCTTTGGACGTtcagaaattgtcaaaatccTTAGATTCCAAAGATCAACAGCTGAAGGAAGCAGAGGATGAGAAAAATCTGATGTTAGAAGAGGTTCAAGCTCTACAAAATGCTACTCCATCAGATAGT gCTGAAATTGCTGAATTAACAACGGAGAATGCTCGTCTTGCCGGCGAGCTTCTGAAATCGCACAGTGCAGCTGAAAGATCATTGCAAATGGAGAAAGAAAAGATTTCTAAGCAATTCGAGGAAAGGCTTAAAAC agcaaaTCTTGAAAAGACACGCCTTGCTTCAGAATTGCAAATGGCCGATTCCAGAAAGAATACCCTAGAGAAGCAAGTGGATGAACTTCAATCTCAAGTAGAAACCGCTGAGAGAAA CCGTCGTCGTGATCTTCATCAATTGGATATGGTACGAGAAGAATTGCATCAAGTGAAGAACGACAATGAAAA acTAAAATCGTCTACACCAATTGCTCCACCTAGATCCAATACAAGAACAATTTCCAATATGTCAGCTATGACCAACTGGACACAAGCTGATTTCAGCGAATGTGAAGATTTGACAAGGCTACGGACGGAAATTGACAA acaaaaacgGCTGATAATAGTTCTTCGACGCAAGCTTCAAGGACTTCAGCAGtaa
- the C18C4.7 gene encoding GRIP domain-containing protein (Partially confirmed by transcript evidence) encodes MWLSKQQPHDVNALLAEKQELRKQLDREQNEKQELFMQINSMIAKLADSGDQDEINRLKSDVNSLKRELEAEKIASNAEAARLKSELQKAKNEIQDSIKDGDSEKDAMEQEIENLQRQLNIKTASLQSLMLAKSDSSKTDKLSEENETLKLKVEDLQKQVSSFMSQMQDKNSEIQKMKDAISVNDVSRQNMDSLSEKLSEMDRTLREEQQQKSQLRSQTETLKNALSTSESTLSMLKDKLAQFEQNALDLKNENAQMKTSTRESILFESGRIKELQQALSDEKDNNAILNVQLREKDGKIDRIQVDLLAAESRAQQAEEDVRDMKERIITSKKDDDSNNLLQDELRRTEEKYQQAQKKIENLDETIKQQETQIRDLGRSLDEAKRQLQKMSEQRQNEEVARQGEDSARSMEEKATKEEIKKLKSQVQLQQQLEQDLELQKKRVQELTEQRKVLESKASVADEFGTLMSSLNSLREENRQYEEETRSLQTNIRTLQDEVYQHQDAITEWKNRAEKAEEYIEKENHRVQNASSSHDADITRLENEKTQMEEALEKADQEKDQAIREASESVRVMKREMTEASITSDRQIQSLKEKVDSLTRELESSRRRMEQLQEDQTKFLGSHDETKAEMMKDLHEAQDEIEKLTNQAGQLKSKNETLTTELEDSQNLCERLKAQYEKADKKYEETKVQLREAEDLADRLQAAQILSGNVESKFSDMQKESKIEMERILDNHNKELEKLREELKKSHTEHTSLESVLEEQQNELAQLQDQLREEKEQSSNLLVLNQKIEKSEKEKERLEEQIRSHTSQNSDTSKTISDLEDKISELLKTNDLLALDVQKLSKSLDSKDQQLKEAEDEKNLMLEEVQALQNATPSDSAEIAELTTENARLAGELLKSHSAAERSLQMEKEKISKQFEERLKTANLEKTRLASELQMADSRKNTLEKQVDELQSQVETAERNRRRDLHQLDMVREELHQVKNDNEKLKSSTPIAPPRSNTRTISNMSAMTNWTQADFSECEDLTRLRTEIDKQKRLIIVLRRKLQGLQQ; translated from the exons ATGTGGTTATCAAAACAACAACCTCATGATGTAAACGCTCTATTGGCGGAAAAACAAGAGCTCCGAAAACAATTGGACAGAGAGCAAAATGAGAAACAGGAACTCTTCATGCAG ATCAACTCCATGATCGCAAAATTGGCGGATTCTGGGGATCAAGATGAGATTAATCGATTGAAATCGGATGTGAACTCATTGAAACGGGAGCTTGAAGCCGAGAAAATTGCATCAAATGCAGAGGCGGCAAGGTTGAAATCAGAGTTGCAAAAGGCTAAAAATGAGATTCAA GACTCAATAAAAGATGGAGACAGTGAAAAAGATGCCATGGAGCAAGAAATCGAGAATCTGCAAAGGCAGCTGAATATCAAAACAGCTTCATTACAGTCGTTGATGCTTGCTAAATCAGATTCAAGTAAAACCGACAAGCTCAGTGAAGAAAATGAGACTTTGAAACTGAAAGTTGAAGATCTGCAAAAACAAGTTTCAAGTTTCATGTCGCAAATGCAGGACAAGAACtcggaaattcagaaaatgaaaga CGCCATTTCCGTAAACGATGTATCTCGCCAAAATATGGATTCATTGAGTGAAAAACTATCAGAAATGGATCGAACTCTCCGGGAAGAACAGcaacaaaaatcacaattgAGATCTCAAacggaaactttaaaaaatgcattatcAACTTCTGAGTCAACACTTTCAATGTTGAAGGATAAACTTGCACAGTTTGAGCAAAATGCGTTGgacctgaaaaatgaaaatgctcAGATGAAAACT tctaCGAGGGAATCAATTTTGTTCGAAAGTGGAAGAATCAAGGAATTACAACAGGCCTTGAGCGATGAAAAAGACAATAatgcaattttaaatgttcagcTGAGGGAGAAAGATGGGAAGATTGAT AGGATACAAGTCGACCTTCTGGCAGCCGAATCTCGTGCTCAACAAGCCGAGGAGGATGTTCGTGATATGAAAGAGCGAATTATTACTTCGAAGAAAGATGATGATTCCAATAATCTACTCCAGGACGAGCTCAGGAGGACAGAGGAGAAATATCAGCAGGCTCAGAAAAAGATTGAGAATTTGGACGAAACGATAAAGCAGCAAGAAACTCAAATTAGAGATCTTGGACGATCTTTGGATGAAGCGAAAAGGCAATTGCAGAAGATGAGTGAACAGCGGCAAAATGAAGAAGTTGCTCGACAAGGCGAAGATAGTGCTAGGAGCATGGAAGAGAAGGCAACAAAAGAGGAAAT caagAAACTGAAATCTCAAGTCCAGCTCCAACAGCAACTGGAACAAGATCTGGAACTTCAAAAGAAACGTGTTCAAGAGCTCACTGAACAacgaaaagttttggaatcAAAAGCCTCTGTAGCAGATGAATTTGGCACTTTGATGAGCTCCCTGAACTCTTTGAGAGAAGAAAATCGGCAATACGAAGAGGAAACAAGATCCCTTCAAACAAATATTCGAACTCTCCAAGATGAAGTCTATCAACATCAAGACGCGATTACAGAATGGAAGAATCGAGCTGAAAAAGCGGAAGAGTACATTGAAAAGGAAAATCATCGTGTTCAGAATGCTTCTTCTTCGCATGACGCTGACATTACAAGactagaaaatgaaaaaacacaGATGGAAGAAGCATTAGAAAAAGCCGATCAAGAGAAGGATCAGGCAATTCGAGAAGCTTCAGAATCTGTCCGAGTTATGAAG agagaaaTGACAGAAGCATCTATCACATCTGACAGACAGATTCAGTCATTGAAAGAGAAGGTTGACAGTTTGACAAGAGAGTTGGAGTCATCGAGAAGAAGAATGGAACAGCTCCAAG aagatcaAACCAAATTCCTGGGATCACACGATGAGACAAAAGCGGAAATGATGAAGGATTTGCATGAGGCACAAGATGAAATTGAGAAGTTGACTAACCAAGCTGGGCAGTTGAAATCAAAGAATGAAACTTTAACAACTGAGTTGGAAGACTCCCAAAACCTCTGTGAGAGATTAAAGGCTCAATATGAAAAGGctgataaaaaatatgaagaaacaAAAGTTCAATTGCGTGAGGCAGAAGATCTTGCGGATCGTCTACAAGCAGCTCAGATTCTAAGCGGAAACGTGGagtccaaattttctgatatgcAAAAAGAGAGTAAAATCGAAATGGAGAGAATCCTGGATAATCATAATAAGGAGTTGGAGAAGTTGAgggaagaattgaaaaagagCCATACTGAGCATACATCTTTGGAATCAGTTTTGGAAGAGCAACAAAATGAATTGGCACAATTGCAAGATCAATTACGAGAAGAGAAGGAGCAAAGTTCGAATTTGTTAGTtttgaatcagaaaattgaaaaatcggagaaagagaaagaaaggCTAGAGGAACAAATCCGGTCACATACATCGCAGAACTCTGACACTTCAAAGACAATATCGGATCTTGAAGACAAAATTTCCGAGTTGCTAAAGACCAATGACTTATTGGCTTTGGACGTtcagaaattgtcaaaatccTTAGATTCCAAAGATCAACAGCTGAAGGAAGCAGAGGATGAGAAAAATCTGATGTTAGAAGAGGTTCAAGCTCTACAAAATGCTACTCCATCAGATAGT gCTGAAATTGCTGAATTAACAACGGAGAATGCTCGTCTTGCCGGCGAGCTTCTGAAATCGCACAGTGCAGCTGAAAGATCATTGCAAATGGAGAAAGAAAAGATTTCTAAGCAATTCGAGGAAAGGCTTAAAAC agcaaaTCTTGAAAAGACACGCCTTGCTTCAGAATTGCAAATGGCCGATTCCAGAAAGAATACCCTAGAGAAGCAAGTGGATGAACTTCAATCTCAAGTAGAAACCGCTGAGAGAAA CCGTCGTCGTGATCTTCATCAATTGGATATGGTACGAGAAGAATTGCATCAAGTGAAGAACGACAATGAAAA acTAAAATCGTCTACACCAATTGCTCCACCTAGATCCAATACAAGAACAATTTCCAATATGTCAGCTATGACCAACTGGACACAAGCTGATTTCAGCGAATGTGAAGATTTGACAAGGCTACGGACGGAAATTGACAA acaaaaacgGCTGATAATAGTTCTTCGACGCAAGCTTCAAGGACTTCAGCAGtaa